In Ammoniphilus sp. CFH 90114, a genomic segment contains:
- a CDS encoding FadR/GntR family transcriptional regulator, translating into MFRPIKSQRIVDTIFNQIMDMIIQQKLKSGDKLPPERIIAEEMQCSRSAVREALKMLEHSGVVQTIQGAQGGCFVKESNLDGVASSITLLYKLGQVSMMELIEVRKILEVTTAGKAAKRMTPNELNQIKENVCQLQKSYKDKAFMIQNNREFHRLIAQFSGNTMLLLLMNTILDSIDHSVEQLITTDENREKVLRSHMRILDAFERRDEQLAMEAMEQHIGGMEKNVENMIKGLKVKDEVNIIETVKKI; encoded by the coding sequence ATGTTTCGTCCTATTAAATCACAAAGAATAGTAGATACCATTTTTAATCAGATCATGGATATGATCATTCAGCAGAAATTAAAGTCGGGAGACAAATTGCCGCCGGAACGGATCATTGCAGAAGAAATGCAGTGCAGTCGCTCAGCGGTAAGAGAAGCCTTGAAAATGTTGGAACATTCGGGAGTAGTACAAACGATACAAGGGGCCCAAGGAGGGTGCTTTGTAAAGGAGAGTAATTTGGATGGGGTCGCATCATCTATTACCTTACTGTATAAATTGGGTCAAGTGAGTATGATGGAGCTGATTGAAGTGAGGAAAATTCTGGAGGTGACTACGGCTGGAAAAGCAGCCAAGAGAATGACGCCTAATGAGCTTAATCAGATTAAGGAGAATGTTTGCCAGTTGCAGAAAAGTTATAAAGACAAAGCATTTATGATTCAAAACAATCGAGAATTCCATCGATTAATTGCTCAGTTTTCTGGTAATACCATGCTTCTTTTGTTAATGAATACGATTTTAGATTCCATTGACCATTCCGTAGAGCAGTTGATTACTACGGATGAGAATAGAGAAAAGGTGCTTCGTTCCCATATGAGGATTCTTGATGCATTTGAACGTAGAGATGAACAACTAGCTATGGAAGCGATGGAACAACATATTGGTGGAATGGAAAAAAATGTAGAAAACATGATAAAAGGGTTGAAAGTTAAAGATGAAGTAAATATAATAGAGACAGTTAAGAAAATTTAG
- a CDS encoding PAS domain-containing sensor histidine kinase — MNPKMKDQSEIELLKKENEKLKLELQTFKEQNQNLSSISKKFEQLFNNITDAVYYFKIDINGISGKFIEINRIAYERLGYTKNEMLNLSPFEIDIHENKEVQEILQKISNNETTTFETTHVCKDGTRIPVENNTHTLDAKDGKFILSVCRDISDRKEAEDSLHRLESFYNHSSEGIAIFDLSGRILQANQAFEVIFGYMEHEVKGKRLPVTPGFSMQEAEYLLRETLKGNNTKQFETIKQRKNGDYITVSITMSPIRDKNTGKINAMAGIVRDITQQKSVMIQLESFIQNNIDSILIFDKREKLLRVNSAFENVFGWGAEELLGLSIKEMPIIPKEKRQEVVDFTQSIKADKGIRGCESYRIKKDGSRVDVLLTTFSVKNDLNKNIWLVVILKDITEKKRAEKLLIDSEKLSVAGELAASIAHEIRNPITAIKGFLQLMDKKTENQSYFEIIDSEMNRIELILNELLLLAKPQVIKLEEKNICIPLEQSIALLSAQANMNSVVVKNDYEPDDYILLCEENRLKQVFINVIKNAIDAMPNGGQLTIQLRKLDEIGKLLIRFIDQGCGIPQNVLLRIGEPFYTTKEKGTGLGFMVCKSIIEDHNGEINVSSEVNKGTTVEITLPLPPIL, encoded by the coding sequence TTGAATCCAAAGATGAAAGATCAAAGTGAAATAGAGTTGTTAAAAAAAGAAAATGAAAAATTAAAGTTAGAACTGCAGACTTTCAAAGAACAAAATCAAAACTTAAGTTCAATCAGTAAAAAGTTTGAACAATTATTTAATAATATAACGGATGCAGTATATTATTTTAAAATCGATATAAATGGTATATCGGGGAAATTTATAGAAATTAATCGAATTGCCTATGAACGTTTAGGCTACACCAAAAATGAAATGCTAAACCTGTCCCCTTTTGAGATCGATATCCATGAAAACAAGGAAGTCCAGGAGATTCTTCAGAAGATATCTAACAATGAAACGACCACATTTGAAACTACTCACGTATGTAAAGACGGTACACGGATACCTGTTGAAAACAATACACATACTTTGGATGCTAAGGATGGAAAATTTATTCTTTCGGTCTGTAGGGATATTTCGGATAGGAAGGAAGCAGAAGATTCATTACATAGGCTTGAGTCCTTCTATAACCATAGTTCGGAAGGTATCGCTATATTTGATTTGTCTGGAAGGATTCTGCAAGCTAATCAAGCATTTGAAGTGATATTTGGTTATATGGAACACGAGGTAAAGGGTAAGCGCCTTCCTGTTACACCTGGTTTTTCGATGCAAGAAGCAGAATATCTTCTTAGGGAAACGTTAAAAGGAAATAATACGAAACAATTCGAAACCATCAAGCAAAGGAAAAATGGCGATTATATTACCGTAAGTATTACAATGTCTCCTATTCGCGATAAAAATACAGGTAAGATCAATGCCATGGCAGGAATTGTTAGAGATATTACACAACAGAAATCTGTTATGATTCAATTAGAATCTTTTATTCAAAATAACATAGATTCCATCCTGATCTTTGATAAAAGAGAAAAGCTACTAAGAGTGAATTCGGCATTTGAAAACGTTTTTGGTTGGGGGGCAGAGGAGCTATTAGGGCTCTCGATTAAGGAAATGCCAATTATCCCAAAAGAGAAAAGACAAGAGGTAGTCGATTTCACCCAAAGTATTAAAGCTGATAAAGGAATAAGAGGCTGCGAGTCCTATCGAATAAAAAAGGACGGAAGTAGGGTGGATGTCTTACTTACCACTTTCTCAGTAAAAAATGATCTGAATAAAAATATATGGCTTGTTGTTATTTTAAAGGATATAACAGAAAAGAAAAGAGCGGAAAAACTTCTGATCGACTCGGAGAAGCTGTCTGTAGCGGGTGAATTAGCTGCTAGTATCGCCCATGAAATTCGCAATCCGATCACAGCCATTAAGGGCTTCCTTCAACTCATGGATAAGAAAACAGAAAATCAGTCTTATTTTGAAATTATAGATAGTGAAATGAATAGAATTGAATTGATTCTAAATGAACTACTGCTGCTTGCTAAACCACAGGTTATAAAACTCGAAGAAAAAAATATTTGTATACCCCTAGAACAATCGATTGCCTTATTAAGTGCTCAAGCAAATATGAACAGTGTAGTGGTCAAGAACGATTACGAACCCGATGATTACATTCTATTGTGTGAAGAAAATCGATTAAAGCAGGTGTTTATTAACGTCATTAAGAACGCCATTGATGCTATGCCGAATGGAGGACAATTAACCATTCAACTCAGAAAATTAGATGAGATCGGCAAGCTGCTTATTCGCTTTATTGACCAGGGTTGCGGAATACCTCAGAATGTTCTCCTTAGGATAGGTGAACCTTTTTATACAACAAAAGAAAAAGGAACGGGTTTAGGGTTCATGGTCTGCAAAAGTATAATAGAAGATCACAACGGTGAAATAAACGTTTCTAGTGAAGTGAATAAAGGGACTACAGTAGAAATTACTTTGCCTCTTCCGCCCATCCTCTAA
- a CDS encoding monooxygenase: protein MAYLLQVDFKMEGPFGREMADSFSDLARSINEEEGLLWKIWTENSEAKEAGGIYLFETKETAQQYLTMHTARLKGFGIEHVNAKIFQVNEALTKLNQGPIR, encoded by the coding sequence ATGGCTTATTTATTACAAGTCGATTTTAAGATGGAAGGCCCATTTGGTAGAGAGATGGCGGATAGTTTCTCGGATCTAGCAAGAAGCATTAATGAAGAAGAAGGGCTTCTCTGGAAGATTTGGACGGAGAACAGCGAAGCAAAAGAAGCTGGCGGCATTTATCTGTTTGAGACTAAAGAAACGGCTCAACAGTATTTAACCATGCATACGGCGCGTCTAAAGGGGTTCGGAATTGAACACGTTAACGCGAAGATATTTCAAGTCAATGAAGCCTTAACGAAATTGAATCAGGGACCAATTCGTTAA
- a CDS encoding tripartite tricarboxylate transporter substrate binding protein — MKYRSLLCLIVGMMLVVTACGGGGTQSATGNSASPTSESQPKAAEPSYPTKPVEFIIQYGAGGGTDLSYRAILKNIEKDFGKSIVVKNVEGGGGITGITQLSKADPNGYSAGVIAAGQMVHAPLFKEVPVSLDDFVVAGAFGEFLYGIIVKDDAPYNTFEEFVQYVKDNPGKLNASTVPATVSTVLYTWLKSEFGLEFNELPFNSSADSTKALLDGSADFTFAVSSGTNPLIESKDVKLIASTSNSRWPIAPEVPTLLELGYENASIRTFLGIGFPKGTPEDVTSKWEDAIKKALEDPEVQDQFKKMSVEPSYMSAEEFKKNLEDLDHNLKLMLGKK; from the coding sequence ATGAAGTATCGTTCATTGCTATGTCTCATTGTGGGGATGATGTTAGTTGTTACGGCATGTGGTGGAGGGGGAACCCAATCTGCAACAGGAAATAGTGCAAGTCCAACTAGTGAATCCCAACCTAAGGCTGCTGAACCTTCCTATCCAACGAAGCCAGTTGAATTCATTATTCAGTATGGCGCAGGCGGAGGAACCGATTTATCGTATCGGGCAATACTGAAGAACATCGAAAAAGATTTTGGTAAAAGTATTGTGGTTAAGAATGTCGAAGGGGGCGGTGGAATTACAGGAATTACCCAGTTGTCAAAAGCTGACCCTAATGGCTATAGTGCGGGAGTAATTGCCGCTGGACAGATGGTACATGCTCCACTGTTTAAGGAAGTGCCGGTTTCCTTGGATGATTTTGTAGTGGCAGGGGCATTTGGAGAATTTCTCTATGGCATCATTGTTAAAGATGACGCACCTTACAATACTTTTGAGGAATTTGTTCAATATGTGAAGGATAACCCAGGCAAGCTGAATGCTTCCACAGTACCTGCTACGGTTTCGACGGTTCTCTATACATGGCTTAAGAGTGAATTCGGCCTAGAGTTTAATGAACTTCCTTTTAATTCATCTGCTGATTCAACGAAGGCTCTCCTTGATGGTAGTGCGGACTTCACTTTTGCTGTATCTTCCGGAACGAATCCTTTAATTGAATCGAAAGATGTAAAGTTGATCGCTTCCACTAGTAATTCCAGATGGCCGATTGCACCCGAGGTACCCACCCTATTAGAGCTAGGATATGAGAATGCAAGTATTCGCACGTTCCTTGGGATCGGTTTTCCGAAGGGGACGCCTGAAGATGTTACCTCCAAGTGGGAAGACGCAATCAAGAAAGCTCTAGAAGATCCAGAGGTCCAAGATCAATTTAAGAAGATGTCAGTAGAGCCTTCCTATATGAGTGCCGAAGAATTCAAGAAGAATCTTGAGGATTTAGATCATAACTTAAAACTTATGCTGGGTAAAAAATAA